A portion of the Candidatus Pristimantibacillus lignocellulolyticus genome contains these proteins:
- a CDS encoding L-lactate dehydrogenase — translation MKTRKLVMIGTGAVGSTTAYTLLLRNRVDELVLIDANHAKAAGDALDMNHGMPYVGGAKLWAGTYSDCVGADIIIITAGAAQKPGESRTDLLQRNADIFDSIIKQILPYNQDAILLIATNPVDIMSYVALKKSGWPVNRVIGSGTLLDSARFRYLLGQELKIDPRSVHAHIIGEHGDSELPVWSLANVAGVDLELADDVKEHIFTHTRDAAYEIIEAKGSTYYAIALALDRIVTAIFDDEGAVLNVSTLLDNYCGVSDVYLGVPCIVDRSGVRQTLRLNLTPEEQQLFEKSANKLKGMIDSLNLELDPNKM, via the coding sequence ATGAAAACACGTAAACTTGTTATGATAGGTACAGGTGCGGTAGGATCTACAACGGCATATACGCTATTGCTTCGTAATCGCGTCGATGAATTAGTTCTTATCGATGCAAATCATGCTAAAGCAGCTGGTGATGCACTAGATATGAACCATGGTATGCCTTATGTTGGTGGAGCAAAACTTTGGGCGGGTACTTATTCTGATTGCGTAGGTGCGGACATCATTATTATTACTGCAGGCGCTGCACAAAAACCTGGTGAATCTCGTACTGACTTACTTCAACGTAATGCTGATATTTTTGATAGCATCATTAAACAAATCTTACCTTACAACCAGGATGCGATTCTTCTTATTGCAACTAATCCTGTTGATATTATGAGTTATGTAGCACTTAAGAAATCTGGCTGGCCGGTTAATCGTGTCATCGGATCTGGTACATTGCTTGACAGTGCAAGATTCCGTTACTTGTTAGGTCAAGAATTGAAAATCGATCCTCGTAGTGTTCATGCACATATTATCGGGGAGCATGGAGATTCCGAACTACCAGTATGGAGTTTAGCAAATGTGGCTGGCGTAGATCTAGAGCTTGCAGACGATGTTAAAGAACATATCTTCACTCACACACGCGACGCTGCATACGAGATCATCGAGGCAAAAGGCTCTACTTACTACGCTATCGCACTTGCCCTTGATCGTATAGTAACTGCAATCTTTGATGATGAAGGTGCTGTATTGAACGTATCTACACTACTTGATAACTATTGTGGTGTATCCGATGTCTACCTAGGGGTTCCATGTATCGTTGATCGCAGTGGTGTTCGCCAAACACTTCGATTGAATCTAACGCCGGAAGAGCAGCAATTATTCGAGAAATCAGCAAATAAACTTAAAGGCATGATTGATAGTTTGAACCTTGAACTTGATCCTAATAAAATGTAA